AGTAGAAACCATGACGATTCAGAGCGCCGTCGATGCGACCGTCGAGTCCGACCGCGTCGTCTTCGAGTACACCGTCGAAAACGTCGGCGACGACTCGGCGGAGATTCAGTTTCGAAGTTCCCTGCTGGCGGACTTCGCCGTCCTCGGCGACGACGAAGAGGTTTGGCGGGCCAGCGACGGCCAGATGTTCGCCCAGATGATACAGAATGAGACGTTCGACGCGGGCGACGCCGAGACGTTCACCGAGGAGTGGGCCGACCCCGCGCCCGGCGACTACACCGTAGTCGCCACGCTGAACACGATGGGCGACGACGCGGAGGCCCGCACCGACTTCTCGGTCTGAACAAACTGGCGTCTCCGTTCCGAAACCCCCTAACCGGCCGACCACCGACCCACTCCCATGCAGAACGAACCCGAAGTCGCGGTTCTCAGACTCGGCCACCGGCCGGGCCGCGACGAGCGCATGACGACCCACGTCGGCCTGACCGCGCGGGCGCTGGGGGCCGACCGCGCGATTCTGGCGGGCGACGCGAGCAAGTCGCAGGGCACCGTCGAGGACATCACCGACCGCTTCGGCGGGCCGTTCGACGTGGAACTGACCGATAGCCCGAAGGCCGTCATCCGCGACTGGGAGGGGCAGGTCGTCCATCTGACGATGTACGGCGAGCGCGTCCAAGACGTGGAGGGCGACGTGCGCGAGGCCCACGGCGACGGCGACTCGATTCTGGCGGTCGTCGGCTCTCAGAAGGTGTCGTTCGACGTGTACGAGGAGGCAGACTACAACGTCGGCGTGACGAATCAACCCCACTCGGAGGTCGCGGGGTTGGCCGTGTTTCTGGACAGACTGTTCGAGGGCCGGGAACTGGACCGCGAGTGGACCGATGCCGACCAGACCGTGATTCCGAAGGCGACCGGCAAGAAGGTCGTTCCGTCCGACGAGGAGTAGCGTATAGTAAATGAACTTTGGCCTACTATGACAACTGAACGCTCCCCGACGAGAACTGGCC
This genomic stretch from Halorussus pelagicus harbors:
- a CDS encoding BsuPI-related putative proteinase inhibitor, giving the protein MTIQSAVDATVESDRVVFEYTVENVGDDSAEIQFRSSLLADFAVLGDDEEVWRASDGQMFAQMIQNETFDAGDAETFTEEWADPAPGDYTVVATLNTMGDDAEARTDFSV
- a CDS encoding tRNA (cytidine(56)-2'-O)-methyltransferase, which gives rise to MQNEPEVAVLRLGHRPGRDERMTTHVGLTARALGADRAILAGDASKSQGTVEDITDRFGGPFDVELTDSPKAVIRDWEGQVVHLTMYGERVQDVEGDVREAHGDGDSILAVVGSQKVSFDVYEEADYNVGVTNQPHSEVAGLAVFLDRLFEGRELDREWTDADQTVIPKATGKKVVPSDEE